The DNA region TCCGGTGACACCGACACGCTGAGCCAGCCCGCGAGCGCGGGCCCGACGATCAGCGCCGCACCCGTCATCGCCGAGTCGAGCGCCATCGCCGTACCGACGACGTGGCCCGCGGCACCCTGCCCGACGGCCCGCATCATGACGGCGACCGGCGGCGTACAGGCCCCGAGGAGCGCCGCGAGCGCGAGCAGTCCAAGGGGCGAACCCCGCTCCCGTACGACGACGACCAGGACCGTGCCGACCCCGAGTTGCCCGGCGAGACAGCACAGCAGCACCGGACGGTGGGAGCGGCGATCCACGAGCCGCCCCCGCACCGGAGCCGTGAGCCCTTGCCCGATCGCCGCACAGCTCATCGCCAACCCGGCGATTCCGTACGAGTGGTGACGGCTGATCAGGAGCAGTAGGCCGAGCGAGGTCATGCTCGTGGGCAGCTTCGACAGCATGCCGGTCGCCGCGATCCGCCAGAAGCCGGGGACCTCGCGGAGCGCGCGACAGCCGGACGGGGTGCGGTGCGCGCCGGGTCCGGCCCGCTGGTCTGCGGGCGTCGCGGGCCCTGTGGACTCCGTGGCCTCGGTCGGCTCGTCCGATGCCGATGCCGATGCCGATGGCGGGGTCACCGCGCGCGGAGTGCCGCGACGCACCAGTCGAGGACCGGGGCGAGGCTGTCCGGTGGGGGCCAGCCGTTGACGACGGCGAGCAGCTCCAGATACCGGTCCCGCTGGGGGTCGTTCATGCCCTCCAGGCGGGACAGGAGCCGTCGGCGCAGGTCGTCGGGGTCGAGGCGGCCACCGAGTATGCGCGCGTAGTGGGCCGTGAGGTCGGCGACGACCGGCCCGGCCTCGGGGCCGTCCGGGGCGATGCCCGCCGCAAGGGCGGGGCCGACCCGTGTGCGCAGGGCGTCGGCGAGGATGCGGGGCAGGCCGGTGGTGTCGTCCGGGGCCCGGTCGGCCGCCAGGTCGTGGGCCATCCCGTGCAGGCCGGCGCGGAAGCCGGGGTCCTGGAACAGCTCGGCCAGCTCCACCCACGCCTCGATCTGCTCCACCCCGGGATCTGCGGGCAACTCAGGTGTCAACGACTGCCGCACGCCGACGAACTCCGGGTGCGCGTGCAGGCCGTCGAAGACGGAGGAGAGGAAGTCGTCGATGAGGCAGCGCCGTTCGGCCTCGGAGAGCTTGGCGAGCCGGTGCACGAGATCCAGCTCCTCGGGGGTGGAGCCGCGCCGTGCCACCGCAGTCAGCACGGCACGCCGCCGTCGCAGCCCGCGGATCTGCACGTCGAGCGCCTCGGCGTGCGCCGCCGTGACCTCGGCGAGCGTCAGCTCGCGCTCGACCACCTTGCGGATCGTGTCGAGATCCAGGCCCAGATCACGCAGGGTCCGCACGAGTTCGAGCCGGGCGACGGCCTCGGTGCCGTAGCGGCGGTAGCCACCGGGACTCCGGTCCGTCGGCTCGACGAGGCCCCGGTCCGAGTAGAACCGGATCGTCTTGACGGTCAGCCCGGTACGCCGGGCCAGCTCACCGATCGAGTACAGCACTTCGTCGCTCATGGGCCCACCTTGCAGTCTCCCCCCACGGGAGACTCAAGCGGCTCCGCGGCCCCCGAGGCCGATTTGACCTTGAGCGCACTTGAGGTTGCAGGATCGAGGTACGTCCTGGGAAAGGGGATGGGGCATGGAGTCGTACCGCTCGCGGCTGGACCCGTACGGGGCGCTGTCGGCAGCAGAGCAGCATGAGGTGGAGGTGGGGGTGGGGGAGAGGGCCGGGGAGAGGGCGGTCCCGCCCGGTGACCCGGCCGGGCGGGAGGCCGCGCGGTGTGGGCTCGCGCTCGTGCGGGCCTACGCGCGCGAGGACGCCGCCGGGGTCGCCGCCGCCCTCGACGGCGCGGACCCCGGTGCCGTACGCCAACTTCCCTTCGTCACCGGGGACATCCTGCGCCTGGTCGTCGGCATCGTCCTGTCGGCGCCGCGCACCCTCACCCCGTCGGACGTCGCCCGCGCGGCCGACGCCATCGCCGCGGCCGGTCCGCCCCACCACGAACTCGCCGTGTCCCAGGCGGTGCGGGCCTGGGCCGACGGGGACGACGAGGGGCTGCGGGCGTGGGGGCAGGACGGAGTGGGGTGTGCGCACGGGGCCGCCGTCCTGGCGGCCGCGCTTGCGGTGGGCGCTTGGGGGCGGGAGCCGTTCCTCGGTCTCCTGGAGACGTTCGACGAGGTGGTGGAGGCCTACGGGTAGCCCGATGGGTGCGGGGTGCGCGGCCGGGTGAGGTGCCGCCCCGGTCAGGGCCCCTACGCCGCCGGCTTGCGCAGCAGCATCAGGTAGTAGTCCAAGTGGTCCCGGCAGAAGGAGCGGTAGGGGCCCATCAGCGGATCGGTGTGGGTGAGTGCCTCCTTGCCGAAGCGCTCCTCGATCTCGGTACGCCGGTCCTGGTACAGGGTCGACATCAGCTCGGCGCAGAGCACGGCGTTGGCCGTCATGTCCTGCGCCCGCACGATCCGGAAGCCGGTCTCCTCGATCTCGCCGACGAGGGTGGTGAAGGGCCGCAGCGGCGGACAGGTCCACAGGCGCGTGTACGCCGACGACTGCTCCTCGGTGGGCGTGCCCCGCAGCGCGAACTCCGTGAAGAGCAGGTGCCCGCCGGGCCTGAGCACCCGCAGGGCCTCGCGCAGCGCGGCGGGCCGGTCGGTGAGATGGGGGACGCAGTCGATCGACCAGGCCGCGTCGAAGGAGGCGTCGGCGTGGCTGAGGTCCATGGCGTTGCCGTACGCGAAGTCGACGCGCTCGCCCGCCGGGTGCCCGCGGCGCCGGTCCTCGCAGCGGGCCAGCTGGGTCTTGCTGACGGTGATGCCGCGGACCCGGCCGCCGGTCCGCTCCGCGAGGCGCAGGGCGGGGCCGCCGGTGCCGCAGCCGATGTCCAGGAAGTGCGGGGCCCGGGTGGGGCCGACGGCGCCGTGCAGGGTGTCGATGAGGAATTCGGTCTGCCGGTCCTGCGCGAGGTCGGCGAGGCCGACGAGCGACGTGACGGGCGTGGGCTCGCCGTGCGGCACGAACATGCCGATGTGCAGGGCCGCCGACCCGATCGTCATGGCGAGCAGATCACCGAACTGGTCGTACATCGCCCCGACGTCGTCGGGGGTGGGGTGCGAAGTGCCGTTCGCGGCGCGTGCGTTCGTCGTCGGGTTCGTTGCCAAGGCGGTCTCCTCCGGACAGGTGCGGGCCGCCGGGCCCGCGCGGACAGGTCCGTTCCCGTGCACCCGTCCATTCCACCCGCCACGGAGGCCCCCGTGACGACGCAGTCAAGCCACGCCCGACACCCCCACGAGGGGTGGGAATTAGCCATTGCAATCGCATTCCGTGCGGGTCTCCGGAAGGGATATGGAGAGCGCGCAGAGGCGCGCGGCAGGGAAAGGGCCGAGGAAGCCGACCCTGGAAGTTCGCCGGAATCACCTCGGAAAGGGTCCCTCCGGAACCCGTTCCCGAGTACACCTCGGAGTGCCTTACGATTGTCCGGCTTCTGTCACGGTGCGGCGGTGACGCGTTGGCTGACTTGTTCTCCTGTGGCGTCCTCGTGCTAGGAATACGGGGCGCGCCGCAGGGACGTGAATCGTCCGGCGCGAAACGCATCGCATTGTGCTGTCAGTCGGTCCCACAAGGGGCCACAGGGGGAAGAGGTAACACCGTAGTGAACCGCATGCGCACGTCCGCCGCTGTCCTGGCCACCGCCGGGGCCATCACCGCCGCTCAGCTCGGCCTCGCCGGTGCCGCGTCCGCGTCCGAAGGACCGGTCGCCGCCCCGTCCGCTTCCAAGGTCGCGCCGCGGAGCGCCGGCTGCCCGATCGACATCGTCTACACGTCGAGGTTCTACACCAACTCGAACGGCTGGGTCACCGGCAACGGCCTGTACTTCGGCCTGAAGAACAAGAGCACCAAGAGCTTCAAGAAGGTCACCTTCACGGTGACCAACGTGAAGAACATTCGCTTCGGCAGCGCCAAGGCGAAGGGCGGCAAGGTCACCCGCAAGACGTCGAAGACCGTTTCCGTCCACACCAAGACGCTGAAGAAGAAGGCGAGCCTCGGCGTTCAGGTGCGCACGCGGCTGCTGAGCACCAGGTCCTACAAGGTGAAGTTCACCGTCCGCGGCAACGGCTGGAACTGCGCGGTGAAGCAGGGCACCTGGGGTCGCTGACCTCAGCCCGAGGGAGGGCCGGGGCGCTGCCCTGATCTCCTGACGACATGAGCGGAGCCCGGTCGACCTCGGTCGACCGGGCTCCGCTGTGTTTCGGCGTAACTCATGATCTTGCCCCGCGTTGGTCTGCCTGGGCCGCCCTGTCCGGGGACACCGGACAGCTCCCGGCCCGATCAGAGGGACCCGAATCGTCAGCTCCCAGTGCCTCGCCGAGGGGCCATGAGGGACACGCTCGAAGGAGTGCTCAGCATGTACAAGCTCACCAAGAAGGTCGCCGCCGGGGTGGCCGCCGTGGTCGCCGCGCTCGGTTGCGTCATCGTCGCCGGACCCTCGGCCGTCGCTGACGGCAAGTGGTGCAACCACTCGGTCTGCATCGAGACGTACGACTCGGGCACCTACCTCGGCCGGGTCGAGGTGTCCGTCACCAACACCAACCAGCCGAACCGCATCTCCGCGCGCGTGTGGACCACCAACGGCTGGTCCGCCAGCACCAAGGTGGAGGACGTCGCCAAGTTCAGGACGTACCGCGACCAGGCCTACCCCCAGCGGCACTTCCCGGCGGGCACCCGGCTCTGCGCCGAAGGCTTCCGCGGCGGGGCGAGCGTGGGGCTGCCCTGCGTGACCATCACCAACTGACGAGGGCGACCGTCGCCTCAGTCGCCCGAGCTGTCCTGGAGGAACCGCTCCACCTCGCTGGCGACCCCGGACCTGGCCGACGAGGCCCGGCCGCCGGTGCGGGTGGAGCCCTCGTGGACGCCCAGACCACCGGACCACACGTAGCCGAACGCCGGTTCGCCGTCGATCGACGGGCTGATCTGGATGTCCAGCTGCTTGAGCTTCGCGGCGGGCGCGGCGGCGTACAGCGTGGCCGTGACGCGGCGCTGCGGGTACAGATTGAAGTCACGGACAGCGGCGCCGGCGAACTCGTCGACGAACGCGCCGTGTCCGTCCCTGCCGACGCGGACGTCGTAGTGGCGCGGGTGATCGTGCAGGTCGATGGCGAAGTACGTGGAGCCGCGGTTGTCGAAGGTGACGTCGAACGCGACGTACGTCAGGCCCTTGGCGTCCTCGTCGCGGCCGCGCTGCGGTGTGGCCCTGCGGAGGTGGTGCACCCGCACGCGCAGCCCCGCCCACTCCTGTGACTGATACTCCTGCCAGTCCCCGACGACGTTTGGTATGTCCATCATTCCCACCTTTCCAGGCGTAAGCCTAGGAGGAACGGGCGCTGAGGGAGCCCGTCCCGAGGGGTGACGACGACCACGCGCACGCGGGGGCGGTCGGCCACGACGCTGTGCCGACCGCCCCTCGCGGCTACTTCCTGAGCTTGCAGACAGCCGTCGCGGTCTTGCCCGGGTCGCTCTCCGAGCGGGCGGTGAGCGTGACGCGGTTGTGCCGCTCGGCACCGGGACGCGCCTTGACGGCGACGTCGACCTCGACGGAGCCGCCCGCCTTCGCGGTCGCGAGCCGGTTCGGCAGCCAGGTCGACCAGCCGCGGGCGGAGGACGTGGCGCTGAGCCGGTAGACGTCGGAGGTCAGATATCGCCCCATGGCCTTGGGGTTCTCCGGGTGTCCGGACTGCGGCGGCCGCGCGCGCCCGGTGTTCTCCAGGTCGAAGGAGCACACCGCCCGGCGGTCGGGGTCGCCCTTGGCGTGGCCGCGGCTCAGGTCGGCGCCGCGGCGCTGCGGGCCCGCGCCGTCCAGGGACTTCACGGCGACGGTGTACGAGAGCACACCGGCGCGGGTGCGGTGCAGGTCCAGGACGTAGAAGTGCAGGCGGTTGGCTCGGTCGACGTACTCGTACTCACTGCCGGAACCGGCTCCGGCGTGCAGGAGCGCGTCGCTGAGCTGCCGGTAGTCGCCCATGGTGATCTTCTGCGTGCTGCCGTCGGGGCGCTTGAAGTCGACCATGTCGATGTCTTCGGGGTGGGAGTCGACGACCCAGGCGAACGGGGCGCGGTCCTGGTTCTTGGTCTTGCTGAGCAGGACGCCGTTGTCGGGCGTGAAGGAGTCCATGCCCATGCGGTCGACGACCTCGACGGTGTAGTTGTTGTAGCCGCCGCCGTCGCACAGGGGATCGGTGGCGGTGTCGCAGGCCGGGGACAGATCGCGGTTCATGGCGATGTTGACGCCGCTGAGGCCCTTGTCACCGGGGGGCGCGGAGCGCGCGGTGACGCGCGCGACGACCGTGCCGGAGTCCTTGAGCGCGTCGCGGTCCAGGCGCAGCACGTTCTTCTCGTCGACGATGCCGAGCTTCAGCTTGTCCCGCAGGATGTGCTGGGAACCCATGGACGCGCCGTGGGCGGCCGGGATCTGCCAGCGGGTGTGCGGGCCGCCGGGGCCGTTGAAGGAGCCGCGCGACAGCATGCTCCAGATGCCGGTGTAGGCGCGGCGCGTCGGCGTGCCGTAGGGGTTGTTGTAGTTGTCGGCGATGCCGAGGATGTGGCTCAGCTCATGGGCGTACACGGCCATCCCGGAGCTCTCGGCCTGGGTGGAGGAGCCGCCGGAGGCGTTCGGCCAGATGCGGGCGGCGGCCGCCCACGAAGTCCACGGCACGTAACGGGTGTTGGCGGAGTTGCCCCCGGTGGAGATGGGCGCGGGCGGACCCCACTTCGCGGGCACGTCCTGCGGGGAGGCGAACTTCATCTGCCCGAACTCCTGCCAGACGGACGACTCGTCCTGCCCGGCGGTGAGATAGAAGATGAAGTCGTACTTCGCGGTCTCGGCCTCGCCCACGTCGGCGACCCACGCCGCCTTGCCGTCGGCGCGGATGTCCTTGCCGCAGCTGAAGCCGGTCGGGCAGGCGCCCGGATTCATCTGGGGTTCGATGCCGTACTGGAAGGACTTGTGCGGCATGCGGTAGACGCCGAAGGACGTCAGGTCGACGCCGATGCGTCCGCCGGAGTCCTCCATCCAGTACTCGTTGATGGTGTGACCCCGATTCAGCGCGCCCGGCTTGTTGAGGAAGTCCCGGTAGAACGACGGAACGCGGCTGCGCGGCACGTTCGACGCGCTGGGCTGCGGATTGCCGAACAGGCTTGATCCCGCCGGTTTGGTGACCGTGAACTCCTCGTCGGGGTAGTCCAGAAGGACCAGGGCGCCCTTGAACGTCCGCTTCGTCGGCTCCAGGTCGGGGTTGGTCCAGTCGGTGCCGGGGACGGAGCGGTAGTCGGCCCACGTCATGTCGTCGGGGTTCTGCCAGCGCTGCGGGTCGATCGGCTGGACGAGCGGGTGGCCGCCGGAGGGCTCAGGGTCGGCCTGGGCGGGGACGGCGGCGAGCGGGGACAGGACGAGGGCCAGGAGCGCGGCGAGGAGAACCGCGCGGCGGGCTCGGGGGTGCGTCGTTCTCGCGCGTCGTATGGGTGTGCGGCGGAGGAACAAGGCTCACCTCTTGCCGGAGGGGTGTGGACAAGAACATGACAAGCCGGTCAGCGGTACTTTCCGCCTGGGCCCGCTGGGGAGTCAACAGGCTTTTGGGACGGGTCTGCCCGGTGATGCGCGGGCCGTTCCGCTCGCGCGGGCGTGCAGCTCAAGTGTTCCTCTGAAGCGCCCGGCCCGGGGGTTGCGGCCGCCACCGCGCGGCGACACTGCCGTCAAGTCCGTTGGTCCAGGGGGTGGTTGGCGTGCAGATGCGGTTCAGGCGGTCCACGGCGGCGGGGGGAGCCCGCGGCCCTGGACGTCTGCGACGTGGCGTGCCCCCGGTGGGGCGCAGCGGGTGGTGGACAGCGCGGTGATCGCGCTCGCGGGGCGCGGGCTGCTCGTGGCGCGGGCGTCGCGGGTACGGGCGTCGCGGGTACGGACGACGGGTGCGGGCGAACCCGGGCGCGAGGGAGCTCGACCGCCCCTGCGCCCGGTCGAGCGGGCCCTGCTCGCGGCGTGCCCGCCTGACAGGAGCCGGAGCGTCTACGTGGTGCGGCGCGGGGTTCGCGCCGACCGGGTCCGGGGTGCGGGGCGCCGGGTGCGTCACGAGGCCGGTGCGCCCGATTCCGGGATCACGAGGCCGGTGCGTCCGATTCCGGGATGTCGAGAACGTCGAGGAAGGCGGCTGCCGCCGGTGTGCGGCTGTGGCGGCTCCAGATGACGTACTCCACTCGGGCCGGTGCGTCGGCGACCTCGACGGTGGTGACGCCCGTGAGGTGGGGCGCGTAGGCCGAGGGGAGCATGGCGACGCCGAGGCCCGGTGCGACGAGGCGGGTCATGTAGTCGGCTGCCGTCACCTCGAAGGCGACGTCCCGGCTGAGACCGGCGGCTGAGAAGGCCTGGTCCGACTGGAGGCGTCCGGCGGTGCCCGCGGGCAGGTCCACGAAGGTCTCGTCGGCGAGCCTGCGCAGGCTGACCGACGTCCGTCCCGCGAGGGGGTGGTCGGGCGCGACCACGGCCACGAGCCGGTCGCGGGCGAGTTCGTGGGCCGCGACGCCCCGGGGCCGTGCCGTCGTCGGCAGGCCGAGGAAGGCCACGTCGAGGGAGCCCTCCCTGACCTGCTCGATGAGGTCGTCGCTCGCGCCCACGCGGAGGCTGATCCGCACCTGCGCGTACCGGCGACGGAAGTCCCGCAGCGCGCCGGGGACGTCGACCGCGGCGACGGTGGGGATCAGGCCCACGGCGAGTCGGCCGCGTACCTCTCCCACCGCGGCGGCGACCTCGGCCGCGGCCCGCTCGGCGGCGTCCAGGCACTGGCGGGCCGCGGGCAGGAACGCGGCGCCGGCCGGGGTCAGTCGCACCCGGCGGCTGGTGCGCTCGAAGAGCCGAGCGCCCAACTCCTTCTCCAGGCGCGCGATCTGATGACTGAGGGCGGACTGGACGACGAGACACCGCTCGGCGGCGCGGGTGAAGCTGTTCGTCTCGGCGACGGCGACTACGTACCGCATCTGCTGGAGCTCCATGGTGATCCATCTTGTATCGAGATCGATGAGCTGACAAACATGTGTTGGACTCATTGATCGCGCCGGGCGAGGCTACGGGTATGACAAGTCCTGCAGCACCGAGAGGTTCCGGCGGAACCGGCGCGGGTGCTCTCCGAGGGAATCTGCCCCGCATCGCCCTGACGGCGCTCGCTCCCGCCGTGTGGGGCACGACCTACGTCGTGACGACCGAGCTGCTGCCGCAGGGGCACCCCCTGTTCGCGGGGCTGCTGCGCGCGCTGCCCGCCGGCCTCGTCGCGCTCGGAGTGACCCGGACACTGCCGCGGGGCGCCTGGTGGGCGAAGGCAGCGGTGCTCGGCGTCCTGAACATCGGCCTCTTCTTCCCGCTCCTGTTCGTCGCCGCCGAACGCCTGCCGGGAGGCGTCGCCGCCACGCTGGCCGCGGCGTCGCCCCTCATGGTCGCCGTCCTCGCCGTGACGGTCCTGCACGAGAGCCCCTCCGTCCGGCGCTTCGTCTGGGGAGCGGTCGGTGCCGTGGGCGTCGGCCTGGTCGTCATCCGCCCGAACGCCGGGTTCGACGCCGTCGGCGTGGTGGCGGGCCTCGGGGGAGCGGCCACCATGGCGCTCGGCGTGACGCTCACCAAGCGCTGGGGGAGGCCCGCGGGGGTCGGCCCCACCGCGTTCGCGGGCTGGCAACTGGCCGCCGGTGGGCTGTTCCTGCTGCCCCTCACCTTCCTCGCCGAAGGGGCGCCGCCCTCGGTCGACCTGCCCGCCGTACTCGGCTACCTCTGGCTGGGCCTGGTCGGCGGCCTGATCACGTTCGTCCTGTGGTTCCGCGGCATCACCACCCTGCCCGTCACGTCCGTGGCGGTGCTCGGCCTGCTGTCGCCGCTGGTGGCCGCCGTGCTCGGCGCCGCCGTGCTCGGCCAGACGCTGGGAGCGGTCCAGCTCGTGGGGTTCGGGCTCTCACTCGCGGCGATCGTCGCGGGGCAGCTTCCGCCGTCGGGGCGCACACGTGAGGCCGCACCCGCACCCGGCCCTGCAGCCACGCCCACTCCTCCATCCGCATCCGCATCCGCATCCACTCACACTTCCACCTCTGCCTCCTCACCGCTGTCGAAGGGAACACCCCGATGAAGATCGCCGTAGTCGGAGCCGCAGGCATGGTCGGCTCCCGTGTCGTCACCGAAGCCGCGAGCCGAGGCCATGACCTCATGGCGGTGTTCCGCACAGCACCGACGGCCGACCTGCCACCCGGCGTGACCGCCGTCGAGGGCGACGCCACCGACCCCGACCACATGAGCGCCCTCTTCGGCGGCGCCGACGTGATCGTGGCCGCCACCCGCCCTGCCCCCGGCCACGAACACACGGCGGTGCCGACCACGAAGGCGCTGCTCGACGCGGCCGCGGCGGCGGGCACCCGGATCCTCGTCGTCGGCGGCGCCGCACCCCTGCGCGCCCCGGGACACCCCGACCGGCTCGTCCTCGACAGCCCCGAGTACGTGCCGCAGGAGTGGCGCGACGTCGCTTCCGCGAGCGCCGCCCAACTGGACGCCTGCCGCGCGCACCCGGCGGCCGACTGGGTCTACCTCAGCCCGCCCGCCGTCCTCGAACCCGGCCGACGCAGCGGTACGTACCGACGCGGCACCACCACCCTCCTCACCGACGCCGACGGCATGTCCCGGATCTCGGCCGAGGACCTCGCCGTCGCGGTCCTCGACGAACTCGAGAACCCGCGCGAGGAACGGCACTTCACGGTCGGCGAGAGCTGACGGGCACCCCCGCGGTCGGGGCCACGACGGCCTGCGGCAGGATGGAGCCGTGCCGACCGAGACAGAGCGAATCGAGCTGAGCGAAGACGAACTGCGGGAGATCACGGGCTACTCCGCCGAGTGTGCCCGCCGGGTGCTCGCCGTCTTCGAGAAGGAACTCCCCGCCGACACCCGCCCACGCGAGGCCATCGAGGGGGCGGAGGCCTTCGCCGCGGGGGAGCGGCGCACAACCGCTCTAAGGCAGAGCGCGTGGGCCGCGTACAAGGCGGCGAAGGAGGCCGAGTCACCCGCTGTGGCCGCCGCCGCGTGGTCCGCGAGCCACGCGGCGGCGGCCGCGTTCCTCCACCCCAAGGCCAGCGCCCACCAGGTCAAGCACGTGGTCGGTGCGGCGGCGCAGGCGGCGTTGGCGGCGGAACTGGTCGCCGGCGACGCCCCGGGCGTCGCCGCGGAGACACTGGAATGGGCGCGTCGGCACGCACCGGCAGCGGTCGGCGCGGTCCTCGGCCGCCTGCCCGCCGCGCCTGCCGGGGGCGGGCGCGTGGGCGAGTTCATCCGTGACCTTGACACCGCGCTGCGCGCCTGAACCTCGCTTGAAGGCGCCGACCTTCGCGCTCGTACCGCGGGGAAAGACACAGCACGGTGCGCCGAACGGCCCGTCAAGCCACCGCAACCGCGCAGAAATCGCCGCGCTCCACACCGACCCGCACTGACCCGCACCGACCCGCACAGAAAATGCCGCGCACCTCAGGCATCCCAGGCGCTACGGTCCTGGGATGCTTGATGAGGACGGATACTTCGGCGAACGCATCGCGGCCACCTACGACGAGTCCTCGGCGGACATGTTCGCGCCGGAGGCCGTGGACCCGCCGGTCGACCTGCTCGCCGAACTGGCGCGCGACGGGAAGGCGTTGGAGTTCGGCATCGGCACCGGCCGGATCGCCCTGCCCCTCGCGGCCCGCGGCGTCCCGGTCCACGGCATCGAGATGTCCCGCGCGATGGTGGCCCGCCTGCGGGACAAGCCCGGCGGTGACGCGGTCGGCGTCACCATCGGCGACTTCGCCACGACCCGGGCGCCGGGCGCCTTCACGGTCGCCTACCTCGTCTACAACACGATCAACAACCTCACCACGCAGGACGCCCAAGTCGCCTGCTTCCACAACGCCTCCGACCATCTCCTGCCCGGCGGCACCTTCGTCGTCGAGGTCGGCGTGCCGGACCTGCGCCTCCTGCCGCCCGGCCAGACCGCCGTGCCGTTCCGTATCAGCCCGACCGAGTGGGCCTTCGACACCTACGACGTCGCCACCCAGGCGATGAGCTCGAACTACGTCACCATCACCGACGGCCGCGCCGAGCACTGGGCCGTCCCCTTCCGGTACGTGTGGCCCGCCGAGCTGGACCTGATGGCGCGGCTCGCCGGACTGCGGCTGCGGGACCGGTGGGAGGAGTGGTCGCGGACGCCGTTCACCGGCGAGAGCAAGAAGCACGTGTCGGTGTGGGAGAAGCCCGTCGACTGACCGCTCGGACGCATGGGTGCTGAGACGGCCGACCTGGCGGAGGTGGGGCGGCGGCGTGACGGCCGACCTGGTGACGACGGATGGGCGGCGGGACGGTTGACCCGGCGACGACGGGGGTGGCGGGACGGTTGACCCGGCGACGGCGGATCGGCAGGGCGACGGCGGCTCCGGCGACCGGGCCCCACGGCGAAGCGACCTGGGACCTCACGCACAAGCCCTCGGTGCTTCACGGCCAAGTGGCCCCGTGCCCTAACCACCAAGCCGCCCATGGCTCCAGGACCGGCCCTCAGGGCCTCAGGTCTTCAGGGCTTCAGGTCTTCAGGGCCTCAGGTCTTCAGGGCCTCAGGTCTTCAGGTCTTCAGGTCTTCAGGTCTTCAGGGTCGAGCTGGCCAGGCTCCACGGTGAGCCCCCGAAGCGGAGCCCTCAGCCGAAGCCACCCACGGCCTCAAGCCGAAGCCCCCAAGTCCTCCACGGCCTCCCGCTCAAGCCCCCCAGCCTCACGCCGAAGCCAGCAGCGCCCCCGCCGCCCGACCGAAGACCCGCGCGGCCACCCGTGCCACCACCGGGTCGAGGGCGCGGGGCAGCCACCGGATCCGCAGTTCCTCGCGCCAGACGACCCGTGCCCCCCGGCCCTCCGGCCGCACCTCGATCTCGGCCCAACCCGTCACCACCGTGCCGCGCTTCTCCAGTCGGCACAGCCCGCTGTCCGCCGCGTCCGGCGGGCGCCAGACGGTGACCTCCATCGGATCGTCG from Streptomyces flavofungini includes:
- a CDS encoding M6 family metalloprotease domain-containing protein, which translates into the protein MFLRRTPIRRARTTHPRARRAVLLAALLALVLSPLAAVPAQADPEPSGGHPLVQPIDPQRWQNPDDMTWADYRSVPGTDWTNPDLEPTKRTFKGALVLLDYPDEEFTVTKPAGSSLFGNPQPSASNVPRSRVPSFYRDFLNKPGALNRGHTINEYWMEDSGGRIGVDLTSFGVYRMPHKSFQYGIEPQMNPGACPTGFSCGKDIRADGKAAWVADVGEAETAKYDFIFYLTAGQDESSVWQEFGQMKFASPQDVPAKWGPPAPISTGGNSANTRYVPWTSWAAAARIWPNASGGSSTQAESSGMAVYAHELSHILGIADNYNNPYGTPTRRAYTGIWSMLSRGSFNGPGGPHTRWQIPAAHGASMGSQHILRDKLKLGIVDEKNVLRLDRDALKDSGTVVARVTARSAPPGDKGLSGVNIAMNRDLSPACDTATDPLCDGGGYNNYTVEVVDRMGMDSFTPDNGVLLSKTKNQDRAPFAWVVDSHPEDIDMVDFKRPDGSTQKITMGDYRQLSDALLHAGAGSGSEYEYVDRANRLHFYVLDLHRTRAGVLSYTVAVKSLDGAGPQRRGADLSRGHAKGDPDRRAVCSFDLENTGRARPPQSGHPENPKAMGRYLTSDVYRLSATSSARGWSTWLPNRLATAKAGGSVEVDVAVKARPGAERHNRVTLTARSESDPGKTATAVCKLRK
- a CDS encoding class I SAM-dependent methyltransferase produces the protein MATNPTTNARAANGTSHPTPDDVGAMYDQFGDLLAMTIGSAALHIGMFVPHGEPTPVTSLVGLADLAQDRQTEFLIDTLHGAVGPTRAPHFLDIGCGTGGPALRLAERTGGRVRGITVSKTQLARCEDRRRGHPAGERVDFAYGNAMDLSHADASFDAAWSIDCVPHLTDRPAALREALRVLRPGGHLLFTEFALRGTPTEEQSSAYTRLWTCPPLRPFTTLVGEIEETGFRIVRAQDMTANAVLCAELMSTLYQDRRTEIEERFGKEALTHTDPLMGPYRSFCRDHLDYYLMLLRKPAA
- a CDS encoding EamA family transporter, translating into MTSPAAPRGSGGTGAGALRGNLPRIALTALAPAVWGTTYVVTTELLPQGHPLFAGLLRALPAGLVALGVTRTLPRGAWWAKAAVLGVLNIGLFFPLLFVAAERLPGGVAATLAAASPLMVAVLAVTVLHESPSVRRFVWGAVGAVGVGLVVIRPNAGFDAVGVVAGLGGAATMALGVTLTKRWGRPAGVGPTAFAGWQLAAGGLFLLPLTFLAEGAPPSVDLPAVLGYLWLGLVGGLITFVLWFRGITTLPVTSVAVLGLLSPLVAAVLGAAVLGQTLGAVQLVGFGLSLAAIVAGQLPPSGRTREAAPAPGPAATPTPPSASASASTHTSTSASSPLSKGTPR
- a CDS encoding LysR family transcriptional regulator encodes the protein MELQQMRYVVAVAETNSFTRAAERCLVVQSALSHQIARLEKELGARLFERTSRRVRLTPAGAAFLPAARQCLDAAERAAAEVAAAVGEVRGRLAVGLIPTVAAVDVPGALRDFRRRYAQVRISLRVGASDDLIEQVREGSLDVAFLGLPTTARPRGVAAHELARDRLVAVVAPDHPLAGRTSVSLRRLADETFVDLPAGTAGRLQSDQAFSAAGLSRDVAFEVTAADYMTRLVAPGLGVAMLPSAYAPHLTGVTTVEVADAPARVEYVIWSRHSRTPAAAAFLDVLDIPESDAPAS
- a CDS encoding putative immunity protein, yielding MPTETERIELSEDELREITGYSAECARRVLAVFEKELPADTRPREAIEGAEAFAAGERRTTALRQSAWAAYKAAKEAESPAVAAAAWSASHAAAAAFLHPKASAHQVKHVVGAAAQAALAAELVAGDAPGVAAETLEWARRHAPAAVGAVLGRLPAAPAGGGRVGEFIRDLDTALRA
- a CDS encoding MerR family transcriptional regulator; this translates as MSDEVLYSIGELARRTGLTVKTIRFYSDRGLVEPTDRSPGGYRRYGTEAVARLELVRTLRDLGLDLDTIRKVVERELTLAEVTAAHAEALDVQIRGLRRRRAVLTAVARRGSTPEELDLVHRLAKLSEAERRCLIDDFLSSVFDGLHAHPEFVGVRQSLTPELPADPGVEQIEAWVELAELFQDPGFRAGLHGMAHDLAADRAPDDTTGLPRILADALRTRVGPALAAGIAPDGPEAGPVVADLTAHYARILGGRLDPDDLRRRLLSRLEGMNDPQRDRYLELLAVVNGWPPPDSLAPVLDWCVAALRAR
- a CDS encoding NAD(P)-dependent oxidoreductase, whose amino-acid sequence is MKIAVVGAAGMVGSRVVTEAASRGHDLMAVFRTAPTADLPPGVTAVEGDATDPDHMSALFGGADVIVAATRPAPGHEHTAVPTTKALLDAAAAAGTRILVVGGAAPLRAPGHPDRLVLDSPEYVPQEWRDVASASAAQLDACRAHPAADWVYLSPPAVLEPGRRSGTYRRGTTTLLTDADGMSRISAEDLAVAVLDELENPREERHFTVGES